The Alteripontixanthobacter sp. genome has a window encoding:
- a CDS encoding sigma factor: protein MTDINHELEREVSAIRALSRKCGAKGRATGQAALQRDRHFCALTDLLASRIAYLVRRYGLTDMREDAEQACAIAVHRAVEEFDGRKASFSTFVTWKLRGELQALRHRTRLDQRPGAQRIAARTVSLEGSEDSSGGEVLGIADEEAQKRTESGASDMMARRLADSLIQDYIARRRLGRPDGEKLPPKPGTVAPNKADELEAKLRRESQIVSSHLLGVPDTGDDGSLSNEQKRQVTRRVLRHVTKQLRGDARYEAARATLH, encoded by the coding sequence ATGACCGATATTAACCACGAGCTGGAGCGCGAAGTATCCGCGATCCGCGCGCTCTCGCGCAAATGCGGTGCAAAGGGCCGGGCGACCGGGCAGGCCGCCCTGCAACGGGATCGCCATTTTTGCGCGCTGACCGACCTGCTGGCCTCGCGCATCGCCTATCTGGTGCGCCGCTATGGCCTTACCGATATGCGCGAGGATGCCGAGCAGGCCTGCGCCATCGCGGTCCACCGCGCGGTCGAGGAATTCGACGGCAGGAAGGCGAGCTTCTCCACCTTCGTGACATGGAAATTGCGCGGCGAATTGCAGGCACTGCGCCACCGCACCCGGCTCGATCAACGTCCCGGTGCCCAGCGCATCGCCGCGCGCACCGTATCGCTGGAAGGCAGCGAGGATTCGAGCGGCGGCGAAGTTCTGGGCATCGCCGACGAGGAGGCGCAGAAACGCACCGAATCGGGCGCAAGCGACATGATGGCGCGGCGGCTGGCTGATTCGCTGATCCAGGATTATATCGCCCGGCGCAGGCTGGGCCGTCCCGATGGCGAAAAGTTGCCGCCCAAACCCGGCACCGTTGCGCCGAACAAGGCCGATGAGCTGGAAGCCAAGCTGCGGCGCGAGAGCCAGATCGTGAGCAGCCACCTTCTCGGAGTGCCCGATACGGGCGATGACGGCTCGCTATCGAACGAACAGAAGCGCCAGGTAACCCGGCGCGTGCTGCGACATGTTACCAAGCAGTTGCGCGGCGATGCCCGCTATGAGGCGGCGCGCGCGACTTTGCATTGA